Proteins co-encoded in one Gossypium arboreum isolate Shixiya-1 chromosome 11, ASM2569848v2, whole genome shotgun sequence genomic window:
- the LOC108471851 gene encoding disease resistance protein RPV1-like, producing MLSIPSTLSSISKKKYDVFLSFRGEDTRRNFTDHLYNAIKRSGIATFRDDPKLEAGEEIAPELFKVIQQSWCSVIVFSETYAFSSWCLEELAKIVKQHNNNGYKVFPIFYHVEPSDLSKQKKKVEEAFARHEERYKEGSDKIQRWRNALIQVAGIKGWHLNNRHESKFIGEIVKKISAKLCQTYPVTHSDLVGIGAHLEDLYLKINIGEDDVRIIGICGMGGIGKTTLARIAYGQMLSHFEGKSFIADIREVSDKCGLVSLQKQLLSQIFHDECFNFFNVHEGNNIISHRLSHKKVLIVLDNVDNIQHLKCLVGRHDWFGLGSRIIVTTRDEHLLRCCRVDDVYMPTTLNPKNALQLFYLKAFHSDTVPKDDFIELSEHVVNYAGGLPLALEVLGSFLCGRDATQWKSAIERLKRDSNKEILDKLQISFEGLEEREKNIFLDIACFFNGEKKDFVINNWMVVSFSQLLELMFSLKNLS from the exons ATGTTATCAATACCTTCAACTCTATCGTCCATTTCTAAAAAGAAATATGATGTTTTCTTGAGTTTTAGAGGTGAAGATACTCGCAGGAACTTCACAGATCATCTCTATAATGCTATAAAGAGGAGCGGGATTGCCACTTTCAGAGATGATCCAAAGCTGGAGGCCGGCGAAGAGATCGCGCCAGAACTCTTTAAAGTAATTCAGCAATCATGGTGCTCGGTAATCGTTTTTTCAGAAACTTATGCCTTCTCAAGTTGGTGCTTGGAGGAGCTTGCTAAGATTGTTAAACAACATAACAACAACGGCTATAAAGTGTTTCCAATTTTTTACCATGTTGAACCATCTGATTTAAGTAAACAAAAAAAGAAAGTGGAAGAAGCCTTTGCCAGACATGAAGAGAGATACAAAGAAGGTAGTGATAAGATCCAAAGGTGGCGAAATGCTTTAATTCAAGTGGCTGGAATCAAGGGATGGCATTTAAATAACAG GCATGAATCAAAATTTATTGGAGAGATTGTTAAGAAGATATCAGCAAAATTATGTCAGACATATCCAGTTACTCATAGCGACTTGGTTGGAATTGGTGCACACTTAGAAgatttatatttgaaaataaacattGGGGAAGATGATGTCCGCATTATCGGGATTTGTGGAATGGGTGGCATCGGTAAAACAACACTTGCAAGAATTGCTTACGGTCAAATGTTATCTCATTTTGAAGGTAAAAGTTTTATTGCTGATATTCGAGAAGTTTCAGACAAATGTGGATTAGTTTCTTTACAGAAACAACTTCTTTCACAGATCTTTCATGATGAATGCTTCAACTTTTTCAATGTTCATGAAGGGAATAACATAATTAGCCATAGGTTGTCTCACAAAAAGGTTCTTATTGTTCTTGATAATGTTGATAACATACAACACTTAAAATGCTTGGTTGGAAGGCATGATTGGTTTGGATTAGGGAGCAGAATCATTGTAACAACAAGAGATGAACATTTGCTTCGATGTTGTCGAGTTGATGATGTGTATATGCCCACAACATTGAATCCCAAAAATGCGCTTCAACTTTTCTATCTGAAAGCTTTCCATAGTGATACAGTGCCAAAAGATGATTTTATTGAGCTTTCTGAACATGTTGTAAATTATGCTGGTGGACTCCCTTTAGCTCTTGAAGTTTTAGGTTCCTTTTTATGCGGTAGAGATGCAACTCAATGGAAAAGTGCAATTGAAAGACTTAAAAGAGATTCTAATAAAGAAATTCTCGATAAACTTCAAATTAGTTTTGAAGGACTAGAAGAAAGGGAGAAGAATATATTTCTAGATATAGCATGTTTCTTCAATGGGGAGAAGAAAGATTTTGTAATCAATAATTGGATGGTTGTGAGTTTTTCCCAACTATTAGAATTGATGTTCTCATTAAAAAATCTCTCATAA